The Brachionichthys hirsutus isolate HB-005 chromosome 1, CSIRO-AGI_Bhir_v1, whole genome shotgun sequence genome has a window encoding:
- the dync1li2 gene encoding cytoplasmic dynein 1 light intermediate chain 2 isoform X4 has protein sequence MAPVLEKRLPGAAGANDNNNEDEEGQNLWSSILSEVSTRSSSKLPSGKNILVFGEDGSGKTTLMAKLQGSDHNKRGRGLEYLYLNVHDEDRDDLTRCNVWILDGDLYHKGLLKFAVSAQSLRDCLAVFVADMSRPWTIMESLQKWASVLRDHVDKLKIPPEDMRGMEQMMVKAFQEYAEPEDATPSSPQRRAAAAGEDEAVVLPLGENTLTHNLGIPVLIVCTKCDAITVLEKEHDYREEHFDFIQSHIRRFSLQYGAGLIYTSVKEEKNLDLLYKYITHKMYDFQFTAPALVVEKDAVFIPSGWDNEKKISILHENFTTVRPEDPFEEFVTKPPVRKLVHDKEINAEDEQVFLMKQQSLLAKQPAALTRGSTESPGRTASGSPRPAGRAGQPSVTGGSPITAVKKPDPNLKAGAANEGVLANFFNSLLSKKTGSPGSPGSGAVGAGVQGSAKKTEAGFD, from the exons ATGGCTCCCGTTCTGGAGAAACGGCTCCCGGGCGCAGCTGGGGCGAACGACAATAACAACGAAGACGAGGAAGGACAAAATCTTTG GTCTTCAATACTGAGTGAAGTTTCAACCAGATCGAGTTCAAAGTTGCCATCAGGAAAAAACATCCTTGTATTCG GTGAGGATGGATCGGGTAAAACGACACTTATGGCCAAACTTCAAGGAAGTGATCACaacaagagagggaggggacTGGAGTATCTGTACTTAAATGTCCATGATGAAGACAGAGACG ACCTGACCCGCTGTAATGTGTGGATCCTGGACGGAGACCTGTACCACAAAGGCCTGCTAAAGTTCGCTGTTTCGGCTCAGTCATTGCGCGACTGTTTAGCTGTGTTTGTCGCGGATATGTCGCGGCCCTGGACCATCATGGAGTCCCTGCAGAAGTGGGCCAGCGTTCTCCGTGACCATGTGGACAAGCTCAAGATCCCACCCGAGGACATGAGAGGAATGGAGCAGATGA TGGTAAAAGCGTTTCAGGAGTACGCAGAACCCGAAGACGCCACTCCGTCCTCCCCCCAGAGACGGGCCGCAGCAGCCGGAGAAGACGAGGCCGTTGTGCTGCCGCTCGGggaaaacacactcacacacaacctGGGAATTCCGGTGCTAATAGTCTGCACAAAG TGTGACGCCATCACTGTGCTAGAGAAGGAGCACGACTACAGAGAGGAGCACTTTGACTTCATCCAGTCACACATCAGGCGATTCTCCTTACAGT ATGGCGCCGGGCTGATTTATACTTCagtgaaagaggagaagaaccTGGATCTGCTTTACAAATATATAACACACAAGATGTATGACTTCCAGTTCACCGCACCTGCCTTAGTGGTGGAGAAGGACGCCGTGTTCAT ACCGTCAGGATGGGATAACGAGAAGAAAATCTCAATTTTGCATGAAAACTTCACAACAGTCAGACCTGAAGATCCATTTGAGGAGTTTGTCACAAAGCCTCCAGTACGAAAGCTGGTTCACGACAAAGAGATTAACGCGGAGGACGAGCAGGTCTTCCTGATGAAGCAGCAG TCTTTGCTAGCAAAGCAGCCAGCCGCCCTGACGAGAGGATCGACG GAGTCTCCGGGGCGGACGGCCTCGGGGTCTCCCCGGCCCGCAGGTCGCGCCGGCCAGCCCTCCGTCACCGGTGGCTCGCCGATCACCGCTGTTAAAAAACCCGACCCCAACCTGAAAG CAGGGGCTGCCAACGAGGGAGTGCTGGCTAACTTCTTCAACAGTCTGTTGAGTAAAAAGACCGGCTCCCCAGGGAGCCCAGGAAGTGGAGCAGTCGGCGCCGGAGTGCAAGGGTCGGCCAAGAAAACAG AAGCCGGGTTTGACTGA
- the cmtm3 gene encoding CKLF-like MARVEL transmembrane domain-containing protein 3 codes for MGDIEAPEPTRPRQTVLQSVLPSREFATSRKGMLLVAEAVLSFVSFVCFAAATAAAFVTVPLLEFLAALFLLFAYSTKFNERFKGFLWPLMDFMRCVTASIIFFIVSIIAVSKYSDGASKAAGVFGFFATIAFALDFYLIFNELANFLKEGGNSNVEPTRQQEEFSDSDSD; via the exons ATGGGGGACATCGAGGCTCCCGAACCGACCCGGCCGCGCCAGACGGTCCTCCAGTCGGTCCTTCCGAGCAGAGAGTTCGCCACTTCACGGAAAGGCATGCTGCTCGTTGCTGAAGCG GTCCTGTCCTTCGTGTCCTTCGTGTGTTTCGCCGCGGCGACGGCGGCGGCCTTCGTGACGGTTCCGCTGCTGGAGTTTCTGGCCGCCCTCTTCTTGCTGTTCGCCTACTCCACCAAGTTCAACGAGAGGTTTAAAGGGTTCCTCTGGCCGCTCATG GATTTCATGAGATGTGTGACTGCCTCCATCATCTTTTTCATCGTCTCTATAATCGCCGTATCCAAATACTCGGACGGCGCGTCCAAGGCCGCTGGG GTGTTCGGATTCTTCGCCACCATCGCCTTCGCCTTGGATTTCTACCTGATTTTCAATGAGCTGGCCAATTTCCTAAAGGAAGGAGGGAATTCTAACGTGGAGCCGACCAGGCAGCAAG AGGAGTTTTCGGATTCCGATTCAGACTGA
- the dync1li2 gene encoding cytoplasmic dynein 1 light intermediate chain 2 isoform X3, translating to MAPVLEKRLPGAAGANDNNNEDEEGQNLWSSILSEVSTRSSSKLPSGKNILVFGEDGSGKTTLMAKLQGSDHNKRGRGLEYLYLNVHDEDRDDLTRCNVWILDGDLYHKGLLKFAVSAQSLRDCLAVFVADMSRPWTIMESLQKWASVLRDHVDKLKIPPEDMRGMEQMMVKAFQEYAEPEDATPSSPQRRAAAAGEDEAVVLPLGENTLTHNLGIPVLIVCTKCDAITVLEKEHDYREEHFDFIQSHIRRFSLQYGAGLIYTSVKEEKNLDLLYKYITHKMYDFQFTAPALVVEKDAVFIPSGWDNEKKISILHENFTTVRPEDPFEEFVTKPPVRKLVHDKEINAEDEQVFLMKQQSLLAKQPAALTRGSTSPGRTASGSPRPAGRAGQPSVTGGSPITAVKKPDPNLKAGAANEGVLANFFNSLLSKKTGSPGSPGSGAVGAGVQGSAKKTGQKPGLTDVQAELDRMTRKQDSVVSTNNIPPPTENEA from the exons ATGGCTCCCGTTCTGGAGAAACGGCTCCCGGGCGCAGCTGGGGCGAACGACAATAACAACGAAGACGAGGAAGGACAAAATCTTTG GTCTTCAATACTGAGTGAAGTTTCAACCAGATCGAGTTCAAAGTTGCCATCAGGAAAAAACATCCTTGTATTCG GTGAGGATGGATCGGGTAAAACGACACTTATGGCCAAACTTCAAGGAAGTGATCACaacaagagagggaggggacTGGAGTATCTGTACTTAAATGTCCATGATGAAGACAGAGACG ACCTGACCCGCTGTAATGTGTGGATCCTGGACGGAGACCTGTACCACAAAGGCCTGCTAAAGTTCGCTGTTTCGGCTCAGTCATTGCGCGACTGTTTAGCTGTGTTTGTCGCGGATATGTCGCGGCCCTGGACCATCATGGAGTCCCTGCAGAAGTGGGCCAGCGTTCTCCGTGACCATGTGGACAAGCTCAAGATCCCACCCGAGGACATGAGAGGAATGGAGCAGATGA TGGTAAAAGCGTTTCAGGAGTACGCAGAACCCGAAGACGCCACTCCGTCCTCCCCCCAGAGACGGGCCGCAGCAGCCGGAGAAGACGAGGCCGTTGTGCTGCCGCTCGGggaaaacacactcacacacaacctGGGAATTCCGGTGCTAATAGTCTGCACAAAG TGTGACGCCATCACTGTGCTAGAGAAGGAGCACGACTACAGAGAGGAGCACTTTGACTTCATCCAGTCACACATCAGGCGATTCTCCTTACAGT ATGGCGCCGGGCTGATTTATACTTCagtgaaagaggagaagaaccTGGATCTGCTTTACAAATATATAACACACAAGATGTATGACTTCCAGTTCACCGCACCTGCCTTAGTGGTGGAGAAGGACGCCGTGTTCAT ACCGTCAGGATGGGATAACGAGAAGAAAATCTCAATTTTGCATGAAAACTTCACAACAGTCAGACCTGAAGATCCATTTGAGGAGTTTGTCACAAAGCCTCCAGTACGAAAGCTGGTTCACGACAAAGAGATTAACGCGGAGGACGAGCAGGTCTTCCTGATGAAGCAGCAG TCTTTGCTAGCAAAGCAGCCAGCCGCCCTGACGAGAGGATCGACG TCTCCGGGGCGGACGGCCTCGGGGTCTCCCCGGCCCGCAGGTCGCGCCGGCCAGCCCTCCGTCACCGGTGGCTCGCCGATCACCGCTGTTAAAAAACCCGACCCCAACCTGAAAG CAGGGGCTGCCAACGAGGGAGTGCTGGCTAACTTCTTCAACAGTCTGTTGAGTAAAAAGACCGGCTCCCCAGGGAGCCCAGGAAGTGGAGCAGTCGGCGCCGGAGTGCAAGGGTCGGCCAAGAAAACAG GGCAGAAGCCGGGTTTGACTGACGTCCAGGCCGAGCTGGACAGGATGACTCGCAAACAGGACTCCGTGGTTTCGACGAACAACATACCGCCGCCGACAGAGAACGAAGCGTGA
- the dync1li2 gene encoding cytoplasmic dynein 1 light intermediate chain 2 isoform X1, with protein MAPVLEKRLPGAAGANDNNNEDEEGQNLWSSILSEVSTRSSSKLPSGKNILVFGEDGSGKTTLMAKLQGSDHNKRGRGLEYLYLNVHDEDRDDLTRCNVWILDGDLYHKGLLKFAVSAQSLRDCLAVFVADMSRPWTIMESLQKWASVLRDHVDKLKIPPEDMRGMEQMMVKAFQEYAEPEDATPSSPQRRAAAAGEDEAVVLPLGENTLTHNLGIPVLIVCTKCDAITVLEKEHDYREEHFDFIQSHIRRFSLQYGAGLIYTSVKEEKNLDLLYKYITHKMYDFQFTAPALVVEKDAVFIPSGWDNEKKISILHENFTTVRPEDPFEEFVTKPPVRKLVHDKEINAEDEQVFLMKQQSLLAKQPAALTRGSTESPGRTASGSPRPAGRAGQPSVTGGSPITAVKKPDPNLKAGAANEGVLANFFNSLLSKKTGSPGSPGSGAVGAGVQGSAKKTGQKPGLTDVQAELDRMTRKQDSVVSTNNIPPPTENEA; from the exons ATGGCTCCCGTTCTGGAGAAACGGCTCCCGGGCGCAGCTGGGGCGAACGACAATAACAACGAAGACGAGGAAGGACAAAATCTTTG GTCTTCAATACTGAGTGAAGTTTCAACCAGATCGAGTTCAAAGTTGCCATCAGGAAAAAACATCCTTGTATTCG GTGAGGATGGATCGGGTAAAACGACACTTATGGCCAAACTTCAAGGAAGTGATCACaacaagagagggaggggacTGGAGTATCTGTACTTAAATGTCCATGATGAAGACAGAGACG ACCTGACCCGCTGTAATGTGTGGATCCTGGACGGAGACCTGTACCACAAAGGCCTGCTAAAGTTCGCTGTTTCGGCTCAGTCATTGCGCGACTGTTTAGCTGTGTTTGTCGCGGATATGTCGCGGCCCTGGACCATCATGGAGTCCCTGCAGAAGTGGGCCAGCGTTCTCCGTGACCATGTGGACAAGCTCAAGATCCCACCCGAGGACATGAGAGGAATGGAGCAGATGA TGGTAAAAGCGTTTCAGGAGTACGCAGAACCCGAAGACGCCACTCCGTCCTCCCCCCAGAGACGGGCCGCAGCAGCCGGAGAAGACGAGGCCGTTGTGCTGCCGCTCGGggaaaacacactcacacacaacctGGGAATTCCGGTGCTAATAGTCTGCACAAAG TGTGACGCCATCACTGTGCTAGAGAAGGAGCACGACTACAGAGAGGAGCACTTTGACTTCATCCAGTCACACATCAGGCGATTCTCCTTACAGT ATGGCGCCGGGCTGATTTATACTTCagtgaaagaggagaagaaccTGGATCTGCTTTACAAATATATAACACACAAGATGTATGACTTCCAGTTCACCGCACCTGCCTTAGTGGTGGAGAAGGACGCCGTGTTCAT ACCGTCAGGATGGGATAACGAGAAGAAAATCTCAATTTTGCATGAAAACTTCACAACAGTCAGACCTGAAGATCCATTTGAGGAGTTTGTCACAAAGCCTCCAGTACGAAAGCTGGTTCACGACAAAGAGATTAACGCGGAGGACGAGCAGGTCTTCCTGATGAAGCAGCAG TCTTTGCTAGCAAAGCAGCCAGCCGCCCTGACGAGAGGATCGACG GAGTCTCCGGGGCGGACGGCCTCGGGGTCTCCCCGGCCCGCAGGTCGCGCCGGCCAGCCCTCCGTCACCGGTGGCTCGCCGATCACCGCTGTTAAAAAACCCGACCCCAACCTGAAAG CAGGGGCTGCCAACGAGGGAGTGCTGGCTAACTTCTTCAACAGTCTGTTGAGTAAAAAGACCGGCTCCCCAGGGAGCCCAGGAAGTGGAGCAGTCGGCGCCGGAGTGCAAGGGTCGGCCAAGAAAACAG GGCAGAAGCCGGGTTTGACTGACGTCCAGGCCGAGCTGGACAGGATGACTCGCAAACAGGACTCCGTGGTTTCGACGAACAACATACCGCCGCCGACAGAGAACGAAGCGTGA
- the cmtm4 gene encoding CKLF-like MARVEL transmembrane domain-containing protein 4: MRTTEEPEGFDGEASNTSMISGASSPYQPTTEPVHARTLWGGVRCDGKYLKSHFGILKVVEVILSLIGFVCIETIMMCSPCGGVYFFEFVSCSAFVVTGVLLVIFSLNLHTKVAHVNWSLTDLVNTAASTFFFLLSSLVLAFINHKTAAEIAAVIFGFLVTGVYAVNTFLAVRRWRLAGGRQGSGQASEYTRARTASRGEVEARPDLA, encoded by the exons atGAGGACCACCGAGGAGCCGGAGGGCTTCGACGGCGAGGCCTCCAACACGTCCATGATCTCCGGGGCCAGCAGCCCCTACCAGCCCACCACCGAGCCCGTCCACGCGAGGACCCTCTGGGGCGGGGTGAGGTGCGACGGGAAGTACCTGAAGTCGCACTTCGGGATTCTGAAGGTGGTTGAAGTG ATTCTGTCACTCATTGGATTCGTCTGCATAGAGACCATCATGATGTGTTCTCCCTGTGGAGGCGTCTACTTCTTCGAGTTTGTCAGCTGCAGTGCCTTCGTAGTGACGGGGGTGCTACTCGTGATCTTCAGCCTCAACCTGCACACCAAGGTGGCGCATGTCAACTGGAGCCTAACg GACCTGGTGAACACCGCCGCCagcaccttcttcttcttgttgtcGTCTCTTGTGTTGGCCTTCATCAACCACAAAACGGCGGCCGAGATAGCGGCGGTG ATCTTCGGCTTCCTGGTGACGGGTGTGTACGCAGTGAACACCTTCCTGGCGGTGCGGCGGTGGCGCCTCGCCGGCGGCCGTCAGGGCTCGGGTCAGGCCAGCGAGTACACCCGGGCTCGCACGGCTTCTCGCGGTGAGGTGGAGGCGAGGCCCGACCTCGCTTGA
- the dync1li2 gene encoding cytoplasmic dynein 1 light intermediate chain 2 isoform X2 has translation MAPVLEKRLPGAAGANDNNNEDEEGQNLWSSILSEVSTRSSSKLPSGKNILVFGEDGSGKTTLMAKLQGSDHNKRGRGLEYLYLNVHDEDRDDLTRCNVWILDGDLYHKGLLKFAVSAQSLRDCLAVFVADMSRPWTIMESLQKWASVLRDHVDKLKIPPEDMRGMEQMMVKAFQEYAEPEDATPSSPQRRAAAAGEDEAVVLPLGENTLTHNLGIPVLIVCTKCDAITVLEKEHDYREEHFDFIQSHIRRFSLQYGAGLIYTSVKEEKNLDLLYKYITHKMYDFQFTAPALVVEKDAVFIPSGWDNEKKISILHENFTTVRPEDPFEEFVTKPPVRKLVHDKEINAEDEQVFLMKQQSLLAKQPAALTRGSTESPGRTASGSPRPAGRAGQPSVTGGSPITAVKKPDPNLKGAANEGVLANFFNSLLSKKTGSPGSPGSGAVGAGVQGSAKKTGQKPGLTDVQAELDRMTRKQDSVVSTNNIPPPTENEA, from the exons ATGGCTCCCGTTCTGGAGAAACGGCTCCCGGGCGCAGCTGGGGCGAACGACAATAACAACGAAGACGAGGAAGGACAAAATCTTTG GTCTTCAATACTGAGTGAAGTTTCAACCAGATCGAGTTCAAAGTTGCCATCAGGAAAAAACATCCTTGTATTCG GTGAGGATGGATCGGGTAAAACGACACTTATGGCCAAACTTCAAGGAAGTGATCACaacaagagagggaggggacTGGAGTATCTGTACTTAAATGTCCATGATGAAGACAGAGACG ACCTGACCCGCTGTAATGTGTGGATCCTGGACGGAGACCTGTACCACAAAGGCCTGCTAAAGTTCGCTGTTTCGGCTCAGTCATTGCGCGACTGTTTAGCTGTGTTTGTCGCGGATATGTCGCGGCCCTGGACCATCATGGAGTCCCTGCAGAAGTGGGCCAGCGTTCTCCGTGACCATGTGGACAAGCTCAAGATCCCACCCGAGGACATGAGAGGAATGGAGCAGATGA TGGTAAAAGCGTTTCAGGAGTACGCAGAACCCGAAGACGCCACTCCGTCCTCCCCCCAGAGACGGGCCGCAGCAGCCGGAGAAGACGAGGCCGTTGTGCTGCCGCTCGGggaaaacacactcacacacaacctGGGAATTCCGGTGCTAATAGTCTGCACAAAG TGTGACGCCATCACTGTGCTAGAGAAGGAGCACGACTACAGAGAGGAGCACTTTGACTTCATCCAGTCACACATCAGGCGATTCTCCTTACAGT ATGGCGCCGGGCTGATTTATACTTCagtgaaagaggagaagaaccTGGATCTGCTTTACAAATATATAACACACAAGATGTATGACTTCCAGTTCACCGCACCTGCCTTAGTGGTGGAGAAGGACGCCGTGTTCAT ACCGTCAGGATGGGATAACGAGAAGAAAATCTCAATTTTGCATGAAAACTTCACAACAGTCAGACCTGAAGATCCATTTGAGGAGTTTGTCACAAAGCCTCCAGTACGAAAGCTGGTTCACGACAAAGAGATTAACGCGGAGGACGAGCAGGTCTTCCTGATGAAGCAGCAG TCTTTGCTAGCAAAGCAGCCAGCCGCCCTGACGAGAGGATCGACG GAGTCTCCGGGGCGGACGGCCTCGGGGTCTCCCCGGCCCGCAGGTCGCGCCGGCCAGCCCTCCGTCACCGGTGGCTCGCCGATCACCGCTGTTAAAAAACCCGACCCCAACCTGAAAG GGGCTGCCAACGAGGGAGTGCTGGCTAACTTCTTCAACAGTCTGTTGAGTAAAAAGACCGGCTCCCCAGGGAGCCCAGGAAGTGGAGCAGTCGGCGCCGGAGTGCAAGGGTCGGCCAAGAAAACAG GGCAGAAGCCGGGTTTGACTGACGTCCAGGCCGAGCTGGACAGGATGACTCGCAAACAGGACTCCGTGGTTTCGACGAACAACATACCGCCGCCGACAGAGAACGAAGCGTGA